Proteins from a genomic interval of Lacticaseibacillus pabuli:
- a CDS encoding 6-phospho-beta-glucosidase → MTTGLKMPNNFLWGGAVAAHQVEGGWQDGGKGVSIADVMAAASREHPQREVTDTVEPGKVYPNHWGIDFYHKYSQDINLFAELGMQAFRTSIAWTRIYPNGDEKTPNAAGLAYYHDMFAKLHAQGIEPVITLSHFEMPYHLVKEYGGWRNRKLIDFFVRFATTCFEEFHDEVRYWMTFNEIDNQTSWRDPHPLLQNSGLQLNPGENAEEAMFQATHNELVASAQAVLAAHKIDPQLQVGGMLAMVPIYPLTAKPEDQMAAMRAMQYRYYFGDVQVQGKYPSWIKAYWEQKGYQVKVSASDADILRRGTVDYMGMSYYMSFATKERADGKVEYDEAKDLTDNPTLQKSDWGWQIDPVGLRWILNWMQDRWRKPIMIVENGFGAYDKVEDGKIHDNYRIDYLRAHVAELEKAVVVDGVNVIGYMMWSPIDLISASTGEMAKRYGLIYVDQDDKGQGSGERLRKDSFYWYQKVIQSDGVDLG, encoded by the coding sequence TTGACAACAGGACTTAAAATGCCGAACAACTTTCTCTGGGGCGGCGCCGTTGCTGCACACCAAGTCGAAGGTGGCTGGCAAGACGGCGGCAAGGGCGTTAGCATCGCCGACGTTATGGCTGCGGCAAGTCGCGAGCACCCACAGCGCGAGGTAACTGACACGGTGGAACCCGGTAAGGTCTACCCGAACCACTGGGGGATTGATTTCTACCATAAATACAGTCAGGACATCAATTTGTTTGCGGAACTGGGCATGCAGGCGTTCCGGACGTCAATTGCCTGGACACGGATTTACCCAAATGGGGATGAGAAGACGCCTAATGCAGCGGGGCTAGCGTACTACCATGATATGTTTGCCAAGCTGCACGCACAGGGCATTGAGCCTGTCATTACCCTGTCCCACTTTGAGATGCCCTATCACCTCGTCAAGGAGTACGGTGGTTGGCGCAACCGGAAGCTGATTGATTTCTTCGTGCGCTTTGCGACCACTTGCTTCGAAGAATTTCATGATGAAGTCCGTTACTGGATGACGTTTAACGAGATCGATAACCAAACGAGCTGGCGCGACCCACACCCACTATTGCAAAACTCCGGGTTGCAACTGAACCCGGGCGAAAATGCTGAAGAGGCCATGTTCCAGGCAACACACAACGAGCTGGTTGCCAGTGCGCAGGCAGTTCTTGCGGCGCACAAAATTGACCCACAGCTTCAGGTCGGCGGCATGCTGGCGATGGTGCCAATTTACCCACTAACGGCCAAGCCTGAAGACCAGATGGCTGCGATGCGGGCGATGCAGTACCGTTACTACTTTGGCGATGTTCAGGTACAGGGTAAGTACCCATCCTGGATTAAGGCCTACTGGGAGCAAAAGGGCTACCAGGTGAAGGTCAGTGCCTCTGACGCCGACATTTTGCGCCGCGGGACCGTGGATTACATGGGCATGTCTTACTACATGTCCTTTGCGACCAAGGAACGCGCGGATGGCAAGGTCGAATACGACGAGGCCAAGGATCTGACAGACAACCCAACGCTGCAAAAGAGTGACTGGGGCTGGCAGATTGATCCTGTTGGCCTGCGCTGGATTCTCAACTGGATGCAGGACCGCTGGCGCAAGCCAATCATGATTGTCGAGAACGGCTTTGGGGCTTACGACAAGGTCGAAGATGGCAAGATTCATGATAACTACCGGATTGATTACCTGCGCGCGCACGTCGCTGAACTCGAAAAGGCCGTCGTTGTCGATGGGGTCAACGTCATTGGCTACATGATGTGGTCACCAATTGACCTGATTTCTGCCTCCACGGGTGAAATGGCCAAGCGTTACGGTTTGATTTACGTGGACCAGGACGATAAGGGCCAGGGTAGTGGCGAACGCCTGCGTAAGGATTCGTTCTACTGGTACCAGAAGGTCATTCAGTCTGACGGGGTTGATTTAGGCTAA
- a CDS encoding PTS lactose/cellobiose transporter subunit IIA: MGLIVNGGNAKSSAFEAIRAAKEGDFETADAKMKEANDFLIQAHNSQTQMLTDEANGKHAKVTLLVVHSQDHMMNAITFRDLAGEIVDLYKRLDKEGK, from the coding sequence ATGGGCCTCATCGTAAATGGTGGGAACGCCAAGAGCTCTGCGTTTGAAGCAATTCGTGCAGCTAAAGAGGGCGACTTCGAAACTGCTGATGCCAAGATGAAGGAAGCCAATGACTTTCTGATTCAGGCACACAATTCTCAGACCCAGATGCTCACCGATGAAGCAAACGGCAAGCACGCCAAGGTGACGCTGCTGGTGGTTCACTCACAGGACCACATGATGAACGCAATTACTTTCCGTGACCTCGCGGGAGAAATTGTGGATCTCTACAAACGCCTTGATAAAGAAGGCAAGTAG
- a CDS encoding PTS sugar transporter subunit IIB codes for MAEKTIMLACNAGMSTSLLVSKMQKAAEADGVDAEIFATSADQIDLEKDSKHPDVLMLGPQVRYLEKDLKAKMDIPVDVINMQDYGMMNGEHVLKAALDLIDAK; via the coding sequence ATGGCTGAAAAGACTATTATGTTGGCATGTAACGCAGGTATGTCCACCAGTTTGTTGGTTTCCAAGATGCAGAAGGCCGCTGAGGCGGATGGCGTTGATGCTGAAATCTTCGCAACATCTGCTGACCAGATTGACTTGGAAAAGGACAGCAAGCACCCTGACGTATTGATGCTCGGCCCTCAGGTTCGTTACCTCGAGAAGGACCTCAAGGCTAAGATGGATATCCCAGTTGATGTCATCAACATGCAGGACTACGGCATGATGAACGGTGAACACGTTCTGAAGGCTGCGCTAGACCTCATCGACGCAAAGTAA
- a CDS encoding GntR family transcriptional regulator translates to MYHDIANDIIAKINDGTFDVKLPTEQELTSQYEVSRNTIRRAIDVVYQRGLLRRVQGSGYYVNNQPSASKAIMNLSIGTGLAMHSPDSKLTSKVVTFDKIRVTHAEARLMRVADNTEMWRVVRVRYLDDEIYNLEHSYYPTSVVPVLTVDAVNDSIFEFLDETYDIQPTSSEDYVSIEALTADQASPLGQQPGEKVLALSQLNFCGNGLFFNYSISQYVYPGMRFYFHAANLSSN, encoded by the coding sequence ATGTACCATGACATTGCGAACGACATTATTGCCAAAATTAATGACGGCACGTTTGACGTGAAGCTACCGACTGAGCAGGAACTCACGTCGCAGTATGAGGTGAGTCGCAATACGATTCGTCGGGCCATTGACGTTGTCTACCAGCGGGGCCTGCTGCGGCGGGTTCAGGGGTCTGGTTACTACGTCAATAATCAGCCGAGCGCATCCAAGGCGATCATGAACCTTTCGATTGGTACTGGTTTGGCGATGCATAGCCCTGACTCAAAACTGACGTCGAAAGTCGTCACCTTCGACAAAATCCGGGTGACGCACGCAGAGGCCCGGCTCATGCGGGTCGCCGATAACACAGAGATGTGGCGGGTGGTACGCGTGCGCTACCTTGATGATGAGATTTACAACCTCGAGCATTCTTACTACCCAACGTCTGTCGTGCCCGTATTGACCGTCGATGCCGTCAACGACTCCATTTTTGAATTTCTGGATGAGACCTACGACATCCAGCCGACGAGCAGCGAAGATTACGTGAGCATCGAGGCACTCACGGCGGACCAGGCATCCCCGCTTGGTCAGCAGCCCGGCGAAAAGGTACTCGCGCTCAGCCAGTTAAACTTCTGCGGTAATGGCCTCTTCTTCAACTACTCCATTTCACAGTACGTTTACCCCGGCATGCGGTTCTACTTCCACGCCGCCAACCTCAGCAGCAACTAA
- a CDS encoding GntR family transcriptional regulator has translation MYKYEEISNSLKKTFTSGKYQPGDLLPDQEQLAREFSTTRMTIRKAIQALVTEGVVYTKRGAGTFLRKDYKLKERDLEASIDKPFGTTVTYSGRKVTSKVLGLDARLPTEQEQEKLLIGPGEPVYVIRRVRYVDGRVYAFEHTIMPTKIATITEKVLEGSVYQHLREEKHLQIAGSHRKVYAIKATTEDAEALGAEIGDPVLAITQVSYTDEGEPFEYSTSHFPYQNSSITADIVIKP, from the coding sequence ATGTATAAATACGAAGAGATTTCCAACAGTTTAAAAAAGACATTTACGAGTGGCAAGTACCAGCCGGGGGATTTACTGCCGGATCAGGAACAGCTCGCCCGTGAGTTTAGCACGACCCGCATGACGATTCGCAAGGCCATCCAAGCCCTCGTGACGGAAGGCGTTGTGTATACCAAGCGGGGCGCGGGAACCTTCCTGCGCAAGGACTATAAACTTAAGGAAAGGGATCTCGAGGCTTCTATTGATAAGCCGTTCGGGACAACCGTCACTTACTCTGGGCGCAAGGTGACCAGTAAGGTGCTCGGCCTAGACGCGCGCTTACCAACGGAGCAGGAACAAGAAAAGTTGCTCATCGGCCCCGGCGAACCCGTCTATGTCATTCGGCGTGTGCGCTACGTTGACGGCCGGGTGTACGCCTTTGAGCACACCATCATGCCGACCAAAATCGCGACCATCACGGAGAAGGTCTTGGAAGGCTCGGTATACCAGCATCTGCGCGAAGAAAAGCACCTGCAGATTGCCGGCTCCCATCGTAAGGTTTATGCCATCAAGGCGACGACTGAGGATGCCGAGGCATTGGGTGCAGAAATTGGTGACCCCGTCCTGGCAATTACCCAGGTGAGCTACACCGACGAGGGGGAACCCTTTGAGTACTCGACGTCACACTTTCCTTATCAGAACAGTTCCATCACGGCAGATATTGTCATCAAGCCTTAA
- a CDS encoding glycoside hydrolase family 1 protein, translating to MAQALPTGFLWGNSTSSMQTEGATNEGGKGKSVYDLLPKTKDSVDWSVAIDDYHRYDEDIQLMADQGMNCYRFQISWSRVCPDGDGHFNEAGIKFYSDLIDKLIAKGITPMICLYHFDMPLALAEKYNGFLSRHVVDAFIRYAKEMIDQFGDRVPYWITFNEQNLYSTSQAFRIAGYLKGDETDAELVVISHHVMVAHAEVANYLHDHTQAKIGGMLAYSEIYPATSNPRDVLYARRIDEFLNRNLLDLFTFGRYSTEYETYVRNHHYDMDRTGLDMAAFHKLKSDFIAFSYYRTAQINSSKVPINTMPNRYLDYGQEEIPGLPTNEWGWNVDPLGFRDILTKTFNEYQLPMFPIENGIGVREVYDGHEIADDYRIAYHREHIRAMEDAIYEDGVIVLGYLGWGLIDIPSSSGNMDKRYGMVYVNRTNDDERDMKRIPKKSYGWFKRVIASNGATLD from the coding sequence ATGGCGCAAGCATTACCAACAGGATTTTTATGGGGCAACTCCACATCGAGCATGCAAACGGAGGGTGCTACCAATGAGGGCGGCAAGGGTAAGTCCGTCTACGACCTGCTGCCCAAGACCAAGGACAGTGTCGATTGGTCAGTCGCCATTGACGATTACCACCGCTACGACGAGGACATTCAGCTCATGGCGGATCAGGGAATGAACTGCTACCGGTTCCAGATTTCATGGAGTCGTGTCTGTCCAGACGGTGATGGCCACTTCAACGAAGCCGGCATCAAGTTCTACAGCGACCTCATCGACAAGCTGATTGCAAAGGGCATCACCCCGATGATTTGCCTCTACCACTTTGACATGCCACTGGCGCTGGCTGAGAAGTACAACGGATTTCTCAGCCGTCACGTGGTCGACGCCTTCATCCGTTACGCCAAGGAAATGATCGATCAGTTTGGCGACCGGGTGCCGTACTGGATCACGTTTAACGAGCAGAACCTCTACTCGACCAGTCAGGCCTTCCGCATTGCCGGTTACCTCAAGGGCGACGAGACGGACGCCGAACTGGTGGTCATCTCCCACCACGTCATGGTGGCGCACGCTGAGGTTGCCAACTACCTGCACGACCACACGCAGGCCAAGATTGGTGGCATGCTGGCTTATAGTGAAATTTACCCGGCAACGTCCAATCCGCGCGACGTCCTGTACGCCCGGCGCATTGACGAGTTCTTGAACCGGAACCTCCTCGACCTCTTCACGTTTGGTCGTTACTCCACCGAGTACGAAACCTACGTCCGCAATCACCACTATGACATGGATCGGACCGGGCTCGACATGGCGGCATTCCACAAACTCAAGAGTGATTTCATTGCGTTCAGTTACTACCGGACGGCCCAGATTAACAGCAGTAAAGTGCCAATCAACACGATGCCTAACCGCTACTTGGATTACGGCCAAGAAGAAATTCCGGGTCTTCCGACTAACGAATGGGGCTGGAACGTGGACCCACTCGGCTTCCGCGACATTTTGACCAAAACCTTTAACGAATATCAGCTGCCAATGTTCCCAATCGAGAACGGGATTGGTGTGCGCGAAGTCTACGATGGCCACGAAATCGCGGATGACTACCGCATCGCTTACCACCGCGAGCACATCCGGGCCATGGAGGATGCCATCTACGAAGACGGCGTGATTGTCCTCGGTTACCTCGGCTGGGGCCTCATCGATATTCCAAGCTCGAGCGGCAACATGGACAAGCGTTACGGGATGGTTTACGTCAACCGCACCAACGACGACGAACGGGACATGAAGCGTATTCCGAAGAAGTCGTACGGCTGGTTTAAACGGGTCATTGCCAGCAACGGGGCAACCCTTGATTAA
- a CDS encoding PTS sugar transporter subunit IIC translates to MALEDTKFGQGFVKVAVKIGNEIHLRSLRDAFATIMPLYILAGLATLLNNTVFKWLFKGKTLTQVQYWGLVLSNGTLNISSLLIATMIGYFLAKNRKFGKPLAAAMVSMATLVVMMPNTVAAIPVGATKPINVMGALTYDNMGTSGMFAGIIVGLVATEVFIKLSNIKALQVNLGDQVPPAVGDSFNVLIPVILVLAIFGVVSTLLFDTTGMNLISIITKFIQEPLRGIGTGIVGTLIIYSLANLLWLFGIHYSVIYSSILEPLLLVNILQNTAAYNAGHAIPNLMNVTLLQSFAEMGGSGATLCLIAATFIVSRNSAARNVSKFALVPGIFNINEPVIFGYPIVYNVSLIVPFMLMPSLGLFIGWLATVLGWMKPMVIQVPWTTPLFLNSFLGTGGDWRAPVIQLIVVVLGILFYMPFVKLNDTVAARQMAADKETK, encoded by the coding sequence ATGGCTTTAGAAGATACCAAATTCGGCCAAGGGTTCGTCAAAGTTGCCGTTAAAATCGGTAACGAAATTCATTTGCGTTCGCTACGTGACGCGTTCGCAACCATCATGCCACTCTACATTCTTGCAGGGCTGGCGACATTACTGAACAACACTGTGTTCAAGTGGTTGTTCAAGGGCAAGACGCTCACGCAGGTGCAGTATTGGGGGTTAGTCCTTTCCAACGGGACACTGAACATTTCTAGTTTGCTCATCGCCACGATGATCGGCTACTTCCTTGCCAAGAACCGCAAGTTTGGCAAGCCACTTGCTGCCGCGATGGTATCCATGGCCACACTGGTCGTCATGATGCCGAACACGGTGGCGGCGATTCCAGTCGGTGCTACCAAACCTATCAACGTCATGGGCGCTTTGACCTATGACAACATGGGGACCAGCGGCATGTTCGCCGGAATCATTGTCGGCCTGGTTGCCACTGAGGTCTTCATCAAGCTGTCCAACATCAAGGCCCTGCAGGTTAACTTGGGCGATCAGGTACCACCTGCAGTCGGTGATTCCTTTAACGTGTTGATTCCAGTTATCCTGGTCCTGGCCATCTTCGGTGTTGTGTCCACCTTGCTATTCGACACGACCGGCATGAACCTGATTTCAATTATCACCAAGTTCATTCAGGAGCCACTACGCGGGATTGGGACCGGCATCGTCGGTACCCTGATCATCTACTCACTGGCCAACCTGCTCTGGTTGTTCGGGATTCACTACTCTGTCATTTACAGTTCTATCCTGGAACCCCTCTTGCTGGTTAACATTCTCCAGAACACCGCTGCGTACAACGCGGGTCACGCCATTCCTAACCTGATGAACGTGACATTGCTCCAGTCCTTCGCCGAAATGGGTGGCTCTGGTGCAACGCTCTGTCTGATTGCGGCGACCTTCATCGTCAGCCGAAACTCTGCTGCACGTAACGTGTCGAAGTTCGCGTTGGTACCTGGCATTTTCAACATCAACGAACCTGTCATCTTTGGTTACCCAATCGTGTACAACGTGTCGCTGATTGTGCCATTCATGCTGATGCCAAGTTTAGGCCTGTTCATCGGCTGGCTGGCGACCGTCCTGGGTTGGATGAAGCCAATGGTCATTCAAGTGCCATGGACGACACCGCTGTTCCTGAACTCATTCTTGGGAACAGGTGGTGACTGGCGCGCACCAGTCATTCAGCTGATTGTCGTCGTTCTTGGCATTCTGTTCTACATGCCATTCGTCAAGCTGAACGATACAGTCGCTGCACGTCAGATGGCTGCGGACAAGGAAACGAAGTAA
- a CDS encoding DUF262 domain-containing protein has protein sequence MIEDKEADHFLGQVVTNMQDGQEYIVDGQQRVTTATIFLAVLRDEFRKLNSPKAEVRADDIQQDLIKGKGNYVLTQSIQSAKYFRDLIQVPNQFDLVKDKAHTDSEQNFVKAYKFLSSKVTGKVKELKIDAQRLDYLEQLRTMFLKHMFIMKISTEDEASAFIIFETLNARGRDLESSDLLKNHLFRMADGDDTVQHSWDGMMEPLDYKSSKATRLIRAYWNGTHEFATEKKLYRALNRSITNRSQAISFLRSLDNLADYFAPIDDVKNESLFSNPQLVENFKILNLLSAKTYYPLILVMIDKGDVFSEADLVKVTHKIISFTIRNFTIGGLVANKFEKSFANIARKLYSDEISTVDEINHLIAMEMVEDEQFMNSIEFAEIKTEKAAKYVLSELAYPEDTSKIELDDVRVIKINQNVENPDRLGNKLLITKKEHQSAKKNFESKKRVVANAKFKGTEKFASLLGKMTTEEINRRQDEWKRDATLVWSK, from the coding sequence GTGATAGAGGACAAAGAAGCGGATCACTTTCTTGGCCAAGTAGTAACTAACATGCAAGATGGGCAGGAGTACATCGTTGACGGTCAGCAACGTGTCACTACGGCCACTATTTTTTTGGCAGTATTACGAGATGAATTCAGAAAATTAAATAGTCCAAAGGCGGAAGTGCGTGCTGACGACATTCAACAGGATTTGATTAAGGGTAAGGGCAATTATGTTCTGACACAATCAATTCAAAGCGCAAAATATTTCAGGGACCTTATTCAAGTTCCAAATCAGTTTGATTTGGTCAAAGATAAGGCACACACAGACTCTGAACAAAACTTTGTTAAGGCATACAAGTTTCTTTCTTCAAAAGTCACGGGCAAGGTGAAGGAATTAAAAATTGATGCACAGCGCTTGGACTATTTGGAGCAGCTTCGTACAATGTTTTTGAAGCATATGTTCATCATGAAGATATCAACCGAGGATGAAGCAAGTGCCTTCATTATCTTCGAAACACTCAATGCTCGTGGCCGTGATTTGGAAAGTTCTGATCTATTGAAAAACCATCTATTTCGTATGGCAGACGGCGATGATACAGTGCAACATTCTTGGGATGGAATGATGGAGCCCTTAGATTATAAGTCGAGCAAGGCAACCAGACTAATTCGGGCATACTGGAATGGAACCCACGAGTTTGCAACTGAAAAGAAGCTTTATCGCGCTCTTAACCGTTCTATTACGAATCGTAGCCAAGCAATCAGCTTCCTTCGTAGTCTTGATAATCTAGCTGATTATTTTGCCCCCATTGATGATGTTAAAAATGAATCACTTTTTTCGAATCCGCAGCTGGTTGAAAATTTTAAAATTCTCAACTTGCTGAGTGCGAAGACCTACTATCCACTTATTCTTGTCATGATTGATAAAGGTGATGTCTTCAGTGAGGCTGACCTTGTTAAGGTTACTCACAAGATTATTAGTTTCACAATTCGCAACTTCACAATTGGTGGATTGGTAGCCAATAAGTTTGAAAAGTCATTTGCCAATATTGCTCGAAAACTATATAGCGACGAAATTTCAACCGTGGACGAAATTAATCATCTGATTGCTATGGAAATGGTTGAGGATGAGCAATTCATGAATTCCATAGAGTTTGCGGAAATTAAGACTGAAAAAGCCGCAAAATATGTTCTGTCCGAGTTAGCATACCCTGAGGACACATCCAAGATTGAGCTTGATGATGTTCGAGTCATTAAAATTAATCAGAATGTGGAAAATCCTGATCGCCTGGGGAACAAACTCCTGATTACAAAGAAGGAACATCAATCTGCTAAAAAGAATTTTGAGAGCAAAAAACGTGTTGTCGCCAATGCTAAGTTTAAGGGGACTGAGAAATTTGCCTCACTTCTAGGAAAAATGACGACGGAGGAAATTAATCGTCGTCAGGACGAATGGAAACGCGATGCAACGCTTGTTTGGTCAAAATAA
- a CDS encoding DUF6431 domain-containing protein: MNHTGQTRKSKVTKSLQQQYDQFVLDILTDIACPHCQNSSGLTQHGRYRRHLYYVGGFRGIIEVMRLHCHACTKTFVLLPPGIVPYKRYVLASILQAVHAAAAKSVYYAEYSLDLSARLIRRWCAHYSQWHKMLCQTHNISLRQEAKVAAIAYSQLRPSRRLMQVISAWTPAFHAL; the protein is encoded by the coding sequence TTGAATCATACAGGACAAACACGAAAAAGCAAAGTAACCAAATCCCTTCAGCAACAGTACGATCAGTTCGTGCTTGATATTCTCACGGATATCGCCTGCCCACATTGTCAAAACTCGTCTGGCTTGACTCAGCATGGCCGGTATCGCCGCCATTTATACTACGTTGGCGGCTTTCGAGGCATTATTGAAGTCATGCGACTACATTGTCACGCCTGCACGAAAACCTTTGTACTTCTTCCTCCAGGCATTGTACCGTACAAGCGCTACGTGCTTGCCTCGATTCTTCAGGCTGTACATGCGGCAGCGGCCAAGTCTGTTTACTATGCCGAGTATAGCCTTGATCTTTCTGCCAGGCTGATTCGCAGATGGTGTGCGCACTACAGTCAGTGGCACAAAATGCTCTGTCAGACTCACAACATCAGTCTGCGTCAGGAGGCGAAAGTCGCCGCAATCGCATATTCACAGCTGCGCCCGAGTCGGCGGCTAATGCAAGTTATTTCAGCTTGGACCCCAGCGTTCCACGCGCTTTAA
- a CDS encoding DDE-type integrase/transposase/recombinase: MNAEQLEDIALFRYELIQPLIAESFPDHTKQEYMKRIAATEMVLPNGKRGTVGVGTLKEWAANYRKFGLKGLKPKRRNDAGNNRRLNDEQKAEIIRLKTQSPNRPATVIRKRMIMTGFFAQGVPSESTFQRYLAQVTPELQRSQNEDMRAFEMSHVNELWQIDTTHGPFILAGGRKRKVYIVGIIDDASRYLVGWGMFFEDNAVNVQTTLKQAIATYGRPRQLYADNGKPYVNKQLALICAELGIGMRHAAVYHGNQKGKIERWFGVMKQQWMADINYEEYQSLEALRAEFAKYVRDRNNQINRNLGEHVTPMDRFCEEPEAIHKVPKVALERAFLHRETRKVANDGTISLNKQQYETGRATIGATVTVRYQPDLSKVYIEWEEALVEVRPVDKLENAHVKRQQVRLAEG; the protein is encoded by the coding sequence ATGAACGCAGAACAACTTGAAGACATTGCTTTATTTCGGTATGAGCTGATTCAGCCGCTCATTGCGGAATCGTTCCCTGATCATACAAAACAAGAATACATGAAACGGATTGCCGCAACCGAGATGGTCTTGCCTAACGGTAAGCGAGGGACAGTTGGTGTCGGAACTTTGAAAGAATGGGCAGCGAATTATCGCAAGTTCGGCTTAAAAGGATTGAAACCTAAGCGCCGGAACGATGCGGGTAACAACCGTCGCCTTAACGATGAACAAAAAGCAGAAATAATTCGGCTTAAAACCCAAAGCCCGAATCGGCCAGCCACAGTAATTCGTAAACGGATGATCATGACTGGCTTCTTTGCCCAAGGGGTTCCTTCCGAGAGCACATTTCAGCGTTATCTGGCGCAGGTCACTCCCGAGCTTCAGCGGTCTCAAAACGAGGACATGCGGGCGTTTGAAATGAGCCATGTCAACGAGCTGTGGCAGATCGACACCACCCATGGTCCCTTTATCCTGGCTGGCGGCCGCAAGCGGAAGGTTTATATCGTTGGCATTATCGATGACGCCTCGCGATATCTGGTTGGCTGGGGTATGTTCTTCGAAGACAATGCCGTAAATGTCCAGACGACTCTCAAGCAAGCCATCGCCACCTACGGGCGGCCGCGGCAACTTTACGCCGACAACGGTAAGCCATACGTGAACAAGCAGCTTGCCCTAATCTGCGCTGAATTGGGGATCGGCATGCGCCACGCTGCGGTCTATCACGGTAACCAGAAAGGTAAGATTGAGCGCTGGTTTGGCGTTATGAAGCAGCAGTGGATGGCGGACATCAACTATGAGGAGTACCAGTCATTAGAAGCCCTGCGGGCCGAGTTCGCCAAGTATGTTCGTGATCGCAATAATCAGATCAATCGCAACCTTGGAGAGCATGTCACACCAATGGACCGGTTTTGTGAGGAACCAGAGGCAATCCATAAAGTACCCAAGGTGGCGCTGGAGCGAGCATTCTTACACCGTGAAACTCGCAAGGTCGCTAACGATGGCACGATTAGTCTGAATAAGCAGCAATATGAGACTGGTCGAGCAACAATTGGGGCAACAGTCACAGTCCGCTATCAGCCGGACTTATCGAAAGTGTACATCGAGTGGGAGGAAGCACTCGTGGAAGTGCGGCCGGTGGATAAGCTGGAAAACGCCCACGTCAAGCGGCAGCAAGTGCGATTGGCGGAGGGCTAA
- a CDS encoding ExeA family protein, whose translation MDFTMFYGMSHNPFDKTAPKVVETIDFKEMNVRLKYLTNVLGIGLITGRPGAGKTVILREYAQRLNPNQYRVSYLPLSTVSVSDFYNQLAVSLGIEPAFRKSAKFRQIQERISELHDVEHITPVFILDEAQYLSGLIYNELVLLTNFGMDAENKCLIILAGLPQLTQLLQRPQFEAFRQRITIKYQVVGMEYADSQQYVKEKFSSAGVLDDIITDEALKNMFTNSGGSIRRLDQMITKSLIIGAQQEKRLIDNEVVYQANAEVALG comes from the coding sequence ATGGACTTCACGATGTTTTACGGGATGAGTCATAACCCGTTCGATAAGACCGCACCGAAGGTGGTCGAGACAATCGACTTTAAGGAAATGAATGTACGCCTCAAGTATCTGACAAACGTACTGGGCATCGGCCTGATTACTGGCCGACCTGGTGCAGGCAAGACAGTAATTCTTCGGGAGTACGCGCAGCGTCTCAATCCTAATCAATACCGGGTAAGCTATTTACCCCTGAGCACCGTTAGCGTAAGTGACTTCTATAACCAGCTTGCTGTTTCACTGGGCATTGAACCGGCGTTTCGTAAGTCTGCCAAGTTTCGTCAGATTCAAGAGCGAATTAGCGAGCTCCACGACGTGGAACACATCACGCCGGTGTTTATTTTGGACGAGGCCCAGTATCTGAGTGGCTTGATCTACAACGAGCTAGTCCTTTTGACAAACTTCGGCATGGATGCCGAGAACAAATGCTTAATCATTTTAGCTGGCTTACCTCAGCTTACCCAGTTATTACAACGGCCACAGTTTGAAGCCTTCAGGCAGCGGATCACGATCAAGTATCAAGTAGTCGGCATGGAATACGCGGATAGCCAACAGTACGTGAAGGAAAAGTTCAGTTCAGCTGGCGTTCTGGATGACATCATTACCGACGAAGCATTGAAGAACATGTTTACCAACTCAGGCGGGAGTATTCGCCGTCTAGATCAAATGATCACGAAAAGCTTGATTATTGGGGCGCAACAAGAAAAACGCCTTATCGACAACGAAGTCGTCTACCAGGCAAACGCCGAGGTGGCGCTGGGATAG
- a CDS encoding DUF262 domain-containing protein — MNFEKQTLDVLFSEGNNLAIPMYQRGYAWGVQEWEDFWNDLTEVVARHAIPASIRHIISA, encoded by the coding sequence ATGAATTTTGAAAAACAAACCTTGGATGTACTTTTTAGCGAAGGAAACAATTTGGCCATTCCGATGTATCAACGGGGTTACGCATGGGGAGTTCAGGAGTGGGAAGATTTTTGGAATGATTTGACTGAAGTTGTCGCGCGGCACGCTATTCCGGCATCCATTCGTCACATTATTTCGGCCTGA